A single region of the Lonchura striata isolate bLonStr1 chromosome 19, bLonStr1.mat, whole genome shotgun sequence genome encodes:
- the CBX8 gene encoding chromobox protein homolog 8 isoform X2, producing the protein MELSAVGERVFAAEALLKRRIRKGRMEYLVKWKGWSQKYSTWEPEENILDARLLAAFEEREREMELYGPKKRGPKPKTFLLKAQAKAKAKTYEFRSDSSRGIRVPYPGRSPQELGSTSRAREGLRNIALAPQGSSSSSTPKADGIRDRVIRVEEKPGETPKKRGPKPRKELYKDLAETLDASKRKLGDPGDKVGDYLKARKMEEAAAGAAKFGSGHSVIQLARRQEPDLPGALPGPNRAEAGVETFPPRLAKHRADFLDPKGQGGLDPGGPKLLHGAVSPGAVGSLYRDGMGGPAGRPSLIARIPVSRILGDPEEESWSPSLNNLEKVVVTDVTSNFLTVTIKESSTDQGFFKEKR; encoded by the exons ATGGAGCTCTCGGCCGTCGGGGAGCGCGTCTTCGCGGCCGAGGCCCTGCTCAAGCGCCGCATCCGCAAA GGCCGCATGGAATATCTGGTCAAATGGAAGGGCTGGTCGCAGAA gTACAGCACTTGGGAACCTGAGGAGAACATCCTGGATGCCCGGCTGCTCGCAGCCTTCGAGGAGAG GGAGCGAGAAATGGAGCTTTACGGGCCCAAAAAGCGAGGCCCCAAGCCCAAAACCTTCTTGCTAAAG GCCCAGGCAAAAGCCAAAGCCAAAACCTATGAATTCCGCAGTGACTCTTCCAGGGGGATCCGGGTGCCGTATCCTGGCAGGTccccccaggagctgggctccACGTCTCGGGCTAGGGAAGGACTGAGAAACATAGCCCTGGccccccagggcagctccagcagcagcacccccaaGGCAGACGGCATCCGGGACCGGGTGATCCGTGTGGAAGAGAAACCCggagagacccccaaaaagAGAGGCCCAAAGCCCAGGAAGGAGCTTTACAAGGACCTCGCAGAGACTCTGGATGCCTCCAAGAGGAAACTGGGGGACCCGGGGGACAAGGTGGGGGACTACCTGAAGGCCAGGAAGatggaggaggcggcggcgggggcagcCAAGTTTGGCTCGGGACACAGCGTGATCCAGCTGGCCCGGCGGCAGGAGCCCGACCTGCCCggcgccctgcccggccccaaCCGCGCTGAGGCGGGGGTCGAGACCTTCCCCCCACGCCTGGCCAAGCACCGTGCGGACTTTCTGGACCCCAAGGGGCAGGGGGGGCTGGACCCCGGCGGGCCCAAGCTCCTGCACGGCGCCGTGAGCCCGGGGGCCGTGGGCAGCCTGTACCGTGACGGCATggggggcccggcggggcggccctCGCTCATCGCCAGGATCCCCGTCTCCAGGATCCTGGGGGACCCCGAGGAGGAGTCCTGGAGCCCCTCTCTCAACAACCTGGAGAAGGTGGTGGTAACTGATGTGACCTCTAACTTTTTGACCGTCACCATCAAGGAGAGCAGCACGGACCAAGGATTCTTTAAGGAGAAGCGATGA
- the CBX8 gene encoding chromobox protein homolog 8 isoform X1 — MELSAVGERVFAAEALLKRRIRKGRMEYLVKWKGWSQKYSTWEPEENILDARLLAAFEESFGSFNTSREREMELYGPKKRGPKPKTFLLKAQAKAKAKTYEFRSDSSRGIRVPYPGRSPQELGSTSRAREGLRNIALAPQGSSSSSTPKADGIRDRVIRVEEKPGETPKKRGPKPRKELYKDLAETLDASKRKLGDPGDKVGDYLKARKMEEAAAGAAKFGSGHSVIQLARRQEPDLPGALPGPNRAEAGVETFPPRLAKHRADFLDPKGQGGLDPGGPKLLHGAVSPGAVGSLYRDGMGGPAGRPSLIARIPVSRILGDPEEESWSPSLNNLEKVVVTDVTSNFLTVTIKESSTDQGFFKEKR; from the exons ATGGAGCTCTCGGCCGTCGGGGAGCGCGTCTTCGCGGCCGAGGCCCTGCTCAAGCGCCGCATCCGCAAA GGCCGCATGGAATATCTGGTCAAATGGAAGGGCTGGTCGCAGAA gTACAGCACTTGGGAACCTGAGGAGAACATCCTGGATGCCCGGCTGCTCGCAGCCTTCGAGGAGAG CTTTGGTTCTTTTAACACCTCTAGGGAGCGAGAAATGGAGCTTTACGGGCCCAAAAAGCGAGGCCCCAAGCCCAAAACCTTCTTGCTAAAG GCCCAGGCAAAAGCCAAAGCCAAAACCTATGAATTCCGCAGTGACTCTTCCAGGGGGATCCGGGTGCCGTATCCTGGCAGGTccccccaggagctgggctccACGTCTCGGGCTAGGGAAGGACTGAGAAACATAGCCCTGGccccccagggcagctccagcagcagcacccccaaGGCAGACGGCATCCGGGACCGGGTGATCCGTGTGGAAGAGAAACCCggagagacccccaaaaagAGAGGCCCAAAGCCCAGGAAGGAGCTTTACAAGGACCTCGCAGAGACTCTGGATGCCTCCAAGAGGAAACTGGGGGACCCGGGGGACAAGGTGGGGGACTACCTGAAGGCCAGGAAGatggaggaggcggcggcgggggcagcCAAGTTTGGCTCGGGACACAGCGTGATCCAGCTGGCCCGGCGGCAGGAGCCCGACCTGCCCggcgccctgcccggccccaaCCGCGCTGAGGCGGGGGTCGAGACCTTCCCCCCACGCCTGGCCAAGCACCGTGCGGACTTTCTGGACCCCAAGGGGCAGGGGGGGCTGGACCCCGGCGGGCCCAAGCTCCTGCACGGCGCCGTGAGCCCGGGGGCCGTGGGCAGCCTGTACCGTGACGGCATggggggcccggcggggcggccctCGCTCATCGCCAGGATCCCCGTCTCCAGGATCCTGGGGGACCCCGAGGAGGAGTCCTGGAGCCCCTCTCTCAACAACCTGGAGAAGGTGGTGGTAACTGATGTGACCTCTAACTTTTTGACCGTCACCATCAAGGAGAGCAGCACGGACCAAGGATTCTTTAAGGAGAAGCGATGA
- the CBX4 gene encoding E3 SUMO-protein ligase CBX4, with translation MELPAVGEHVFAVESIEKKRIRKGRVEYLVKWRGWSPKYNTWEPEENILDPRLLIAFQNRERQEQLMGYRKRGPKPKPLVVQLPSFARRSNILTGLQDPAVDTRPKLDLGSSGKSQQHQYELNSKKHHQYQPNGKESSMKHQSHSKGKYYYQLNSKKHHHYQPDPKMYEPHYQPSSKEPQGQACLDNNKAPLVAHPDKWAHGPAKNLLGPVKSITAEGKNGAEKNLSSGTGPPPRDRVTSNGLGGKMKIVKNKNKNGRIVIVMSKYMENGMQAVKIKSGEPPRKRTAEERTPKKGGEEKVEAWRKPGEERVVGSNALSKAEGESRQPPAELEEGPQKTPLAKELPLPPAEQPLQLTTKPDLVPWSLSPVCEHSPSSMGLNLSSASSRKRCLSEPHAEREPGKKRLTSRSISAPTCLSPPAPERPEPPTQPEVILLDSDLDEPIDLRCVKPRAEGELALAQVKPELPPPPPAEKPAPEPPQPQEAAEEEEEEEAESLQEFKPFFGNIIITDVTANCLTVTFKEYVTV, from the exons ATGGAGCTGCCGGCGGTGGGCGAGCACGTCTTCGCGGTGGAGAGCATCGAGAAGAAGCGGATCCGAAAG GGTAGAGTCGAGTACCTGGTGAAATGGAGGGGATGGTCGCCCAA ATATAACACGTGGGAGCCGGAGGAGAACATCCTGGACCCCCGGCTGCTCATCGCCTTCCAGAACAG GGAGCggcaggagcagctgatggGATACCGCAAGCGGGGGCCCAAGCCGAAGCCGCTGGTCGTGCAG CTTCCGTCCTTCGCCCGCCGCTCGAACATCCTCACGGGTCTGCAGGACCCGGCCGTGGACACCAGGCCCAAGCTGGACCTCGGCTCCTCTGGCAAGAGCCAGCAGCACCAGTATGAACTCAACAGCAAGAAGCACCACCAGTACCAGCCCAATGGCAAGGAGAGCAGCATGAAGCACCAGTCCCACAGCAAAGGGAAGTATTACTACCAGCTGAACAGCAAGAAGCACCACCACTACCAGCCTGACCCCAAGATGTACGAGCCCCATTACCAGCCCAGCAGCAAAGAGCCGCAGGGCCAGGCCTGCTTGGACAATAACAAGGCCCCCCTGGTTGCTCACCCAGACAAGTGGGCTCATGGCCCAGCCAAAAACTTGCTGGGCCCAGTCAAGAGCATCACAGCAGAGGGTAAAAATGGAGCTGAGAAGAACCTGTCCAGTGGTACTGGGCCGCCCCCCCGGGATAGGGTGACCAGCAATGGCCTTGGGGGAAAGATGAAGATCGtcaagaacaagaacaagaatgGGCGCATTGTGATAGTGATGAGCAAGTACATGGAGAACGGCATGCAGGCGGTGAAGATCAAGTCTGGAGAGCCTCCCCGGAAGCGGACTGCGGAGGAGAGGACTCCTAAGAAGGGTGGGGAGGAGAAGGTAGAGGCTTGGAGGAAGCCAGGGGAGGAGAGGGTGGTGGGCAGCAATGCCCTGAGTAAAGCAGAGGGCGAGAGCCGGCAgccccctgcagagctggaggaagGTCCCCAAAAGACTCCCTTGGCCAAGGAGCTGCCCCTTCCTCCAGCGGAGCAGCCCTTGCAGCTCACTACCAAGCCGGACCTTGTGCCCTGGTCCCTGAGTCCCGTCTGCGAGCACAGCCCTTCCTCCATGGGACTGAACCTCTCCAGTGCCAGCTCGCGGAAGCGCTGCCTGTCGGAGCCGCACGCCGAGCGGGAGCCGGGCAAGAAGCGCCTGACCTCCCGCAGCATCAGTGCCCCCACCTGCCTCAGCCCCCCGGCCCCCGAGCGGCCGGAGCCGCCCACCCAGCCGGAGGTCATCCTGCTGGACTCGGACCTGGACGAGCCCATAGACTTGCGCTGCGTGAAGCCGCGGGCGGAGGGCGAGCTGGCCCTGGCGCAGGTGAAGCCggagctgccgccgccgccaccggcTGAGAAACCGGCCCCGGAGCCTCCGCAGCCCCAGGAGGccgcagaggaggaggaagaggaggaggccgAGTCCCTGCAGGAGTTCAAGCCCTTCTTTGGGAATATAATTATCACAGATGTGACCGCAAACTGCCTGACTGTGACCTTCAAGGAGTACGTGACTGTGTGA